The Pedobacter roseus genome contains a region encoding:
- a CDS encoding zinc metalloprotease — protein MKNKKQLCFALLLTISSGILMSSCKKAQVSEPETNQAKLTKSTLSSTTPGFVTNTKNLNIVMFVPTDNPALPDYKTRLTTLFTHFQNWFHTEMLRYGYDKYLGLARVDSTNLIKFIEIPAAGPQADYPYDSSISGSKILNEINAYKATHASEFSNSSHMLILLPQRTDGGGQPFYGLGKNCFALDNVNMAVDKIPNPNSNYLGGMLHELGHGLNLPHDHAKYASEEPTLGTSLMGSGNVSFSKGQPTFLTGVDAAILNRNEVFQNPLPIEIPYESATTTINANATFNSTTQAFNLSGSFTSNKEVTDILVYMDPNVNNEGTGVNKDYNAVTWRFTPGTGNTIAGNIPLSELYYKTNEPYELKAKLLLKNGNVITQTYTFSFLNGVPQIGANGSAKFFQNASYGGYGISLPVGQYTTADLISRGISNNDVSSVNVGLGVKVIMYDGDNFTGSSIELTSSSSYVSTFNDKASSIKVIAL, from the coding sequence ATGAAAAACAAAAAACAACTTTGCTTTGCCTTGCTTTTGACAATTTCGAGCGGCATTTTAATGAGTAGCTGTAAAAAAGCCCAGGTTTCAGAACCAGAAACCAACCAGGCAAAATTAACCAAATCGACGCTAAGCTCTACCACGCCTGGCTTTGTAACCAATACCAAAAATCTTAACATTGTCATGTTTGTGCCTACCGATAATCCGGCGCTTCCTGATTACAAAACCAGGTTGACGACATTGTTTACGCATTTTCAAAACTGGTTTCATACCGAAATGTTAAGGTACGGTTACGACAAATATTTGGGATTAGCCAGGGTTGATTCTACCAACCTCATTAAATTCATAGAGATTCCTGCCGCAGGACCACAGGCAGATTATCCTTATGATTCGAGCATATCAGGAAGCAAAATCCTGAATGAAATAAATGCCTACAAAGCTACGCATGCGTCAGAATTTTCCAATTCTTCCCACATGCTCATTTTATTGCCACAGCGAACCGATGGAGGCGGGCAACCATTTTACGGATTGGGTAAAAATTGCTTCGCACTGGATAATGTAAATATGGCGGTTGATAAAATTCCGAATCCTAACTCTAACTATTTGGGTGGAATGTTGCACGAACTTGGCCACGGCTTAAATCTTCCGCACGATCATGCTAAATATGCCTCAGAAGAGCCTACTTTAGGTACTTCTTTAATGGGATCCGGAAACGTAAGTTTTAGCAAAGGTCAGCCTACATTTTTAACCGGGGTTGATGCGGCTATTTTAAACCGCAACGAGGTTTTTCAAAATCCATTACCTATAGAAATACCTTACGAAAGTGCTACCACTACAATTAATGCCAATGCAACGTTCAATAGCACGACTCAGGCCTTCAACTTATCGGGTAGTTTTACCAGCAACAAAGAGGTTACCGACATTTTAGTTTATATGGATCCCAACGTAAACAACGAAGGAACAGGGGTGAATAAAGATTATAATGCCGTTACCTGGAGGTTTACACCTGGAACAGGAAATACCATTGCCGGAAACATTCCATTAAGCGAACTTTATTATAAAACTAATGAGCCTTATGAGTTAAAAGCCAAACTTCTGCTTAAAAACGGAAACGTAATTACCCAAACTTATACCTTTTCTTTTTTAAATGGTGTACCACAGATCGGTGCAAACGGTTCAGCTAAATTTTTCCAGAATGCCAGTTATGGAGGTTATGGCATATCATTACCTGTTGGCCAGTACACCACCGCCGATCTGATCAGCCGTGGCATTAGCAATAACGATGTCTCATCAGTTAATGTAGGTTTAGGGGTGAAAGTGATTATGTATGACGGAGATAACTTTACCGGAAGCAGCATCGAGTTAACCTCTTCGAGCAGTTATGTTTCTACTTTTAACGATAAAGCATCATCCATAAAAGTGATTGCCCTTTAA
- a CDS encoding RagB/SusD family nutrient uptake outer membrane protein gives MKTKIFTIAIALLVGMLLFSCKKGGFLDSQVEVLSEENVFADSTMTFNFLNNIYWNTGLDIHPYRNTIGGFSGGGPGTSDWNDAFETLTSNAASGFSGQDAFLKGTSTSSSHPLLAMWTLMYKKIRAANKFMANVPNSPISATRKKVLIAEARFLRAFYYQMLVRYYGGIQLVGDDVSDDFPTYEYKRNTYKECVDYIAAEYDKAAIDLPSAATLEAINYGRATSGACKAYKARLFVTAASTLFNGSPASTDATVRPFICYTANYDATLWQKAADACKAVMDLPEYTLIVDNATKAGDGFFKLFTSGRKTSEFIFVYNLALAAANASDTNGGLERPFFPWSITARGAGTTTVMNPSQNVVDAFGMANGKLISDASSGFNILDPYKNRDPRFYNSIIYNQATMTSRSTTALTTINIYTDANNNPVGDGIQPYHTKTGYYTRKMCNDRLPFASLTVARALPMMRLAEMVLGYAEALNELGRVEESVIEVNKIRNRAGITAGSDNRYGIPAGVTQDQLRTLIRNEYRVEFYGEGHWYYDTRRWKTAEITEKGNLLLAKARQNATGSPYPFAYTYENVLSMNFIAPAMYFVPIPLSEVLKSKGLLVQNPGW, from the coding sequence AATTTTCTTAACAACATTTACTGGAACACCGGTTTGGATATTCATCCTTACCGGAATACCATCGGCGGTTTCTCTGGCGGTGGCCCGGGTACAAGTGACTGGAATGATGCCTTCGAAACCCTAACATCTAACGCAGCCAGTGGTTTTTCAGGGCAGGATGCTTTTTTAAAGGGTACATCAACCAGTTCAAGTCATCCTTTGCTGGCCATGTGGACTTTGATGTACAAAAAAATCAGGGCAGCAAATAAATTTATGGCCAATGTGCCTAATTCGCCTATTTCGGCAACGAGAAAAAAAGTTTTGATTGCGGAAGCCAGGTTTTTAAGGGCATTTTATTACCAGATGCTTGTAAGGTATTATGGCGGCATACAATTGGTGGGTGATGATGTGAGCGATGATTTTCCAACTTATGAATATAAACGTAATACTTATAAGGAATGTGTAGACTACATCGCTGCAGAATACGATAAGGCGGCGATTGATTTGCCAAGTGCAGCTACATTGGAAGCCATAAATTATGGTAGAGCTACTTCAGGAGCTTGTAAGGCCTACAAAGCAAGGTTGTTCGTAACAGCAGCAAGTACATTGTTTAATGGCAGTCCGGCAAGTACTGATGCAACAGTGCGTCCCTTTATATGTTATACTGCTAATTATGATGCCACGCTTTGGCAAAAGGCAGCTGATGCTTGTAAAGCCGTGATGGATTTGCCAGAATATACACTGATTGTAGATAATGCAACCAAAGCAGGTGATGGCTTTTTTAAACTATTTACTAGCGGTAGAAAAACCAGTGAGTTTATTTTCGTTTACAACCTGGCCCTTGCGGCGGCTAATGCATCCGACACCAACGGAGGATTAGAACGTCCCTTTTTTCCATGGTCAATTACGGCCAGGGGAGCAGGAACTACCACCGTTATGAATCCAAGTCAGAATGTGGTGGATGCATTTGGAATGGCAAATGGAAAGTTGATCAGTGATGCTTCATCAGGATTTAATATTTTAGATCCTTATAAAAACCGCGATCCAAGGTTCTATAATTCTATTATTTATAATCAGGCTACCATGACGAGTCGGTCTACAACGGCCTTAACCACAATCAATATTTATACTGATGCCAATAACAATCCCGTAGGCGATGGTATCCAGCCTTACCATACCAAAACCGGTTATTATACCCGTAAAATGTGTAATGATCGCTTGCCCTTTGCCAGCTTAACTGTTGCACGAGCCCTACCCATGATGCGTTTAGCCGAAATGGTATTGGGCTATGCTGAAGCTTTGAATGAACTGGGAAGAGTAGAAGAATCGGTAATAGAGGTAAATAAAATCAGGAACAGGGCTGGTATTACCGCTGGCTCCGATAACCGCTACGGCATTCCTGCAGGAGTAACACAAGATCAGCTAAGAACTTTGATCAGAAACGAATATCGGGTTGAGTTCTATGGCGAAGGCCATTGGTACTACGATACACGCAGATGGAAAACAGCTGAAATTACGGAAAAAGGCAACTTGTTACTGGCCAAAGCGAGGCAAAATGCAACAGGTAGTCCATATCCTTTTGCTTATACCTACGAAAATGTATTGTCGATGAATTTCATAGCACCTGCCATGTATTTTGTGCCAATCCCATTGAGTGAGGTATTGAAATCAAAAGGATTATTGGTACAAAACCCGGGTTGGTAA
- a CDS encoding alpha-L-fucosidase, whose translation MRKTLFLSLLFALFAELLFGQTVQNNALEQFREEKFGMFLHWGLYAQTAGDWKGHKVKGGEHFMLYERIPVQEYGTIASQFNPIKFNADAWVKQARETGMKYIVFTAKHHDGFAMYNSASSDYNIVKKSPFKCDPIAELAKACKKYKITLCLYYSLGRDWQDPDVPTNWPVKAGRSNTWDYPNEDAKVFNRYFERKVKPQITELLTSYGPIGVLWFDTPELISKKESAELKALVNKLQPNCLVNNRIGNGYGDFSISEQSLTPSSKQAWESCLTIGQNWGYNRHDSLWKSPEVLARHLVEVVANGGNLLLNVGPKGDGTFPDWATERLKAVGKWMDVNHEAIYNSHPWLVVKENTREINNNVSIEESKSAIKDAVFDGTPKNIVPDVYYTSKDKVVYAFLRSWQSANVTLKQINKNKISIKNIELLGNKNKVRWALSDQELKLNLPDDFKKKNIIPVYVLKITTN comes from the coding sequence ATGAGAAAAACGCTTTTTTTAAGCCTGTTGTTTGCACTGTTTGCCGAGCTATTGTTTGGGCAAACAGTGCAAAATAATGCGTTGGAACAGTTTAGAGAGGAAAAATTTGGCATGTTTTTACATTGGGGACTGTATGCCCAAACTGCGGGCGACTGGAAAGGCCATAAAGTTAAAGGTGGAGAGCATTTTATGCTTTATGAGCGTATTCCCGTACAGGAATATGGAACCATTGCTAGTCAGTTTAACCCGATAAAATTTAATGCAGATGCATGGGTAAAACAGGCCAGGGAAACTGGTATGAAATATATTGTTTTTACGGCCAAACATCACGATGGTTTTGCCATGTACAATTCGGCCAGCAGCGATTATAATATTGTAAAAAAAAGCCCTTTTAAGTGCGATCCGATAGCCGAACTCGCCAAAGCCTGCAAAAAATATAAAATTACCCTTTGCCTTTATTATTCTTTGGGCAGAGATTGGCAGGATCCCGATGTGCCCACCAACTGGCCGGTAAAAGCGGGCAGGAGCAATACCTGGGATTACCCAAATGAAGATGCAAAAGTGTTTAACCGCTATTTCGAAAGAAAGGTTAAACCACAGATTACAGAACTCTTAACCAGCTACGGCCCGATTGGCGTACTATGGTTCGATACCCCCGAACTGATCAGTAAAAAAGAAAGCGCCGAACTTAAAGCTTTAGTTAATAAACTGCAACCAAACTGTTTGGTAAACAATAGAATTGGAAATGGATATGGCGATTTTTCAATTTCAGAACAATCATTAACGCCCTCATCAAAACAAGCATGGGAATCCTGCTTAACCATCGGACAAAACTGGGGTTATAACCGTCACGATAGCCTTTGGAAATCCCCGGAAGTACTGGCCCGTCACCTGGTAGAAGTAGTGGCTAATGGCGGTAACCTCTTATTAAATGTTGGCCCCAAAGGCGATGGAACTTTTCCCGATTGGGCTACCGAAAGATTAAAAGCGGTTGGTAAATGGATGGATGTAAACCACGAAGCCATTTACAATAGTCATCCCTGGTTAGTGGTGAAAGAAAATACCAGGGAAATAAATAACAATGTCAGTATCGAAGAAAGTAAAAGCGCCATTAAAGATGCAGTTTTTGATGGTACACCCAAAAATATCGTCCCTGACGTGTATTATACCAGCAAAGATAAAGTGGTATATGCTTTTTTAAGAAGCTGGCAATCAGCAAACGTAACACTCAAACAGATTAATAAAAATAAAATTAGCATTAAAAATATTGAATTATTGGGCAATAAAAACAAAGTTCGGTGGGCGCTAAGTGATCAGGAACTGAAGTTGAACCTGCCAGATGATTTTAAGAAAAAAAATATAATTCCTGTTTATGTATTAAAAATAACGACCAATTAA
- a CDS encoding glycoside hydrolase family 20 zincin-like fold domain-containing protein, whose protein sequence is MRFLYLSFILFIYTDALAQQQAAIIPMPVNFIAGTGFFTLNSKVTIAYNSDQLKTVAYYFQNELLSQKGITIQQKNGSAKIMLMLKPKKKKTDSSAYQISIKTDQIIILGNHPQGIFYGLISVLQLMLTSKNNQLPVAEITDAPAYGWRVLCWMNHVISLVKRK, encoded by the coding sequence ATGAGGTTTTTATATCTATCATTTATACTATTTATTTACACGGATGCACTGGCGCAGCAACAGGCAGCCATTATCCCTATGCCTGTAAATTTTATTGCCGGCACGGGCTTTTTCACCCTGAACAGCAAGGTTACTATTGCTTACAATAGCGATCAGTTAAAAACGGTTGCCTATTACTTTCAAAATGAACTGTTGAGCCAGAAAGGGATCACTATACAACAAAAAAACGGATCGGCAAAGATCATGCTGATGCTAAAACCAAAGAAGAAAAAAACCGATTCGAGCGCTTACCAGATCAGCATTAAAACCGATCAGATTATCATTTTAGGAAATCATCCACAAGGGATTTTTTACGGTTTAATTTCAGTGCTTCAGCTCATGCTAACGAGCAAAAACAATCAGCTTCCGGTTGCCGAAATAACGGATGCACCTGCTTATGGTTGGCGGGTTTTATGTTGGATGAATCACGTCATTTCTTTGGTAAAGAGAAAGTAA